The genomic interval ACTGGGCCGGATCGTGCCGCGCGTCGGCTCGGGTCCGGGCGGCGCGGCCGGCACCGCCGCCGCACCCGGCCAGGCGGCTCCGGCGGCACCGGCGAACGGCCGGCACAGCGCCGTGCACATCACCGGGGACGGTCAGGTCTTCAACGGGCCGATCACCGGCGGGGACAGCAATGGCTGAGCAGGCCGAACGGCCCGCGAAACCCTCACAGACTGCCCCGGACGTCTCCGGCAAGGCGTCCGGGGCGCCAGCCCAGGAAGGCCGGTCGCCCGGCCCGGCCGGTACGCCCGGTGGATCCGGCGCGGACCCGAAGTCCGCGAGCGACGCCACCGGGTCTGCCGGCGACGCCGCCGAGGGGCTCGCCGCGAGCCTCGGCGGCGCCAGGTCGGCGGCGAAGTCGCCGGGCGAGGGGGCCGGCGACGAGGAGCGGACCTGGCAGCAGCAGGAGATCCGCAACACCCTGGCGGCGGCGCTCAGTTCCTTCGGCAGCCGCTCCTCCGGCGTCATCGTCGTCGGCGACGGGCACACCTTCAGCGGCCCGATCACCGGCGGGGACAGTCGGACCGGCGCGGACCGGTCCAGGGCGGTACTGCGCACCTTCACCGCCGGGTTCGTCGCCGGTACGGCCCGGGTGTACGTCTCGCCGGACGGCTACGTCGACCTCGCCGAGGCCCTGGAGGACAGCCCGGTACTGCTGATCAGGGCGCGTCGGCGCTGGGGCAGTACGACGACCGCCGTCCGGCTGCTCTCCGAGATGGAGACCGTGCACGAACTGCGGTTCGCCGACGCGCTCGCCGCACTGCCGATCGAGGACCTGCCCGAGGGGTGCGGCTTCGTCATCGAACGGCTGAGCAGGAACCAGCTCGGCACCCTGTACGCCCGGGAGCTGCCGATGCTGGAGGAGCGGCTGACTCGGCGCCGGGGCAGACTGGTGGTGATCGTCGACGACTCGGCGCGCGCTGCCGACCACGCGGTCGACCGGCTCGCCCGGAAGATCGCCGCACCGCCCGCGGCGCTGGAGCTGGTCACCAGCCACCTGGCGGAACTGCTCGGTTCGGATGCCGAGGCGGAACGGCTGTTGGCGGACGAGAACGTCGGTACCCGGCTGGCCGACATCGCACCGGAGTCGTTCGACGCGCCGCAGCTGGTGGAACTGGCGAAGGACCTCGCCGAGGTGGCCTCGGGTACGGGCACCGTGGCGGACGCCATGGCGCGGTTCGAGGACCGTTCCCGCCAGGACGTCGAGGACTGGTACGACGAACTCGGCAGCTTCGACGAGCGGGCGCTGGTCGTCGCGATCGCCGTACTGGACCGGATGTCCTTCGACGCGGTCTCCCGGGCCGCCACCCTGCTGGAACAGGCGTGGCGGGAGGACGAGGCCGGCAACGGCCAGGCGCCGCCACGGTCCCGGCAGACCCGGCGCAACCGGCTGCGGGCGGCCCGGGCCCGGATCGACACCGAGGTACGCCGCACCCGGTACGGCTGGGCGGAGCTGGAGGTCGTCTCCTTCGTCGACCCGAACTATCCGGCCCGGTTGCTGCACCACCTGTGGCACGAGCACTACTACGACCGGGCTCTGCTGCTGGACTGGCTGCGCCGGGTCGCCGGCGACGTGGAGGGTGCGGTCGGGATCCGGGCGGCGACGGCGATCGGCTACCTGAGCCAGTTCGCCTTCGACACCATCCGCCGGGACATCGTGACGCCGTGGGCCGGCAGTGGCCGGGGCAACGAACGGGAGTGGGCGGTGGCCGCCCTCGCGCTGCCCGCCCGGGACCCGGCGACGGCGAGCCGGGTCATCCGGCTGGTGCTGGACTGGGCGGACCGGGACGGTCTCGCGCTCCGGCTGTCGGCCGCCCGGGCGCTGGGCGCCAGCGTCGGGGCGGTGCTGGACGGCGGCCCCGACGAGCACCTCGCCGAGTTGGCCGACGGCGCCGAGACGCCGCTCCAGCTCGCCATCGGGGACAGCATCGCCGAGCTGATGGCCGAGGCGACGCTCGACCGGCAGACCGAACTGCTCCGCCTGCTGGAGACCTGGTCGATGGAGAGTCGTTCGGGCCGGCTCTACGCGGGCGTGGTGGGCTTCCTCGAAGTCGCCGCCACGCTCTGGACCAACCAGCAGACCCCGGACGGCGACGTGGCCTGGCCGACCCTGCTCTGGCTGGCCGGCGAGGGCGGGCAGCCGGTGACGGTCCCGGACGACGGCGTCGTCCCGGCGGAGGGCCGGTCCGAGGCCGGGCGGATCGTCGCCCGGCTCTGGGGGCGGGCGCTGGTCGCCCCCGGTGTGGACACCGCCGTGCACAACGTGCTGCGCAGGTGGGCGCAGGCGGCCGAGGAGGCCCCGGCGCTGCGTCCGGCCCTGGTCGCCCTGCTGATGGAGGCCGCGGTCACCGACCGGCAGCGGCGACTGCTGACCGCGCACGCCAACCGGTGGCGCGATCCCAAGCCGCTGGCGCCGGACCTGGCGGCCAGATTGCTGAACGTACTCAGTCGAAGGGTTGGTGTGTGGTGATCCGTGGCCCCGTCCTCGAACGAAAAGAACTCCGCCGGCTGCCGTTCCAGCGGCGGCCGATCGCCGAGCCGGGTACCCGGCTGGTGTTCCAGATGTCCAGCGGCCAGTTGGTGGCGCCGACGCACCCGTACACCACCGGGGACGTCTGGTGGCGCGGGCCGCGAGCGGTCTACGTGGTCTACACGTCGCCGCAGCCGGCGTACTTCGCCTGCACGCTGCCGTGCGCCGGTGACACGCTCTTCTTCGACGCGGCGGTGCGGTTCTCGTTCGCCGTCGCCGATCCGGTGAGTGTGGTCCGGGAGCAGGTTTCCGACCCCGTCGCCGACTGCCGGCGCTATCTGATGGAACCGCTGCGCGCCGTCACCCGCAGGTTCACGGCGATGCAGCCGGAGGCGGCCGAACGGGCGATCCGGTCGACGCTGGCGGACGCGCCGACCGACCTCGCCAACGGGCTGCGGATCAGCGAGCTGCGCTGCGAGCTGACCATCAACGCCGAGCAGGGGGGAATCGCCAAGGATCTGGAGATCCAGACGTTGCGGCAGCAGTTGGCGATGCGTACCGAGACGGACCGGATCGCCCTGACCAAGCTGAACCAGGACGCCGATCTGGCCCGGCACCAGGAGCGGGCGGCGTTCCACGAGCGGCTGCTCTCCGGCGGTGGTGCGGCGTTGGCCGGCAGCATCGTGGCGCAGGATCCGACGAAGGCGACCGAGGCCGCCAACTTCATGATCTCGCTCTACGACCAGGACCAGAAGCTGGCCGTGGAGGCGCTCAAGGTGATCATGGACGGCGACCAGATCCGGCTCGGCGAGATGGACGGCGCCGTGCAGGCGGTGGTCGAACGCTTCAAGGGGATGATCACGCAGGGCGGCGGCCAGTTGATGCCGAACCGGGCCGTCGGCGAGTTGTCCAACGCGCCGGCCCGGGACGGCGAGGCCGGGTCACCGCCGGGCGGCGAAGCCGGGGAGCAGCCGTGAACGGAGCCCGGGGCTTTCCGATGGAGATTCTCGACACGCTGGCCGGGTGGATCCGGGACCTCCCGCTGATTCCCGTCGAGATTCGCGGAGTGGTCTGGTTCCCCCTGCTCGCCGTGCTGGTGATCGGCGGCCTGCTGCTGCTGGTACGCCGGGTGCTGCCCTGGCTGGGGCGGCTCGTCGGCCGCGCGCTGGGCGTACTGGCGGTCGCGGTCGGCGCCGTCCTGCTCCTGCCCGACCTGCTGGTCTCGTACCTCTACCGGCGCACCGGCGGTGCCCCGCCGGGACTCGCCTACGGCTACGGCGACCTGGTGGCGGAGCTGGCGATCGGGCTGACCCGGGTCTCCGGGCTGGCCGCACCGGCCTTCGCCCGCGCGGCCCGGACACCCGCGGTCTTCGTGATCGTTCTCGGTGCGCTCTGGCTCTGGACCTGGAACCACGGCTCCTGCCCCGGCGAGCAGGCGGTGGACACCTGCGTACGCCCGGTCGTGGAGTGGACCCGGGCCTTCGAGTCCTGACCGTGCCCGGCGGCCGGTCACCGGGTCCGGCCGGCCGCCCGGGGTACCCGTTGCGTCGGCCGCCGGGTGTCCGGTCAGCCGGTCGGGGCCGGGCGCAGGCCGGCGAAGACGATCGCCAGGGTGCGCTGCCGCAGCTTGGCGTCCCAGTTGCCGCGCAGGGCACCCTGGGTCAGCGCGGCGAGCAGCGCCATCACCTCGGGGAGCTGCACCTGCCGGTCGACCGTGCCGGCGGCCCTTGCCTGGCGCAGCAGGCCGTGCACGGCCGCGCCCAGCACGTCGAGCACCTCGGGGAGTTGGATCTCGACACCGTCGCGGGCGAGCAGGTCGGCCACGGCCTTCTTGGTGGCGGCCTGCTCGACGACCCGGGCGAAGAAGGTGAAGAGCCCGGTGCCGGAGCTGTCGTCGCCGCCCAGTGTCGCGGCCTGCTCGACCAGTCCGGCGAGTACGCCCTTCATGATCGCGGCGAGCAGGTCGTTCTTGGTCGGGAAGTGCCGGAAGACGGTACCGATGGCGACCCCGGCCCGGGCGGCGACCTCCTCGGTCGACGCCGCGACGCCGTGCTCGGCGAAGACCTCCTCGGCGGCCGCCAGGATCCGGGCGCGGTTGCGCTGCGCGTCGGCGCGCAGCGGCCGGCCGGGTTCGGCTGTCCGGGGCGTCATGCGGATCTCTCCTCCTTGCAAAGTGAGTCCGGGCTCACTATCTTCATAAGTCGAGTCGTCACTCACTTTATTCCGGAGGGGATGGTCCGATGAGCACGCCCAGCGAAGCGTTCGCCCGGATCCGCGCCAACTTCCTGGCCAACACGGCCGGCTTCACCGAGGACCAACTCGCCGAGGACGTCGTGGTGGAGATGCCCTTCGCCGCACCCGGCCGGCCCAACCGGATCGAGGGCCGGCGGGAGTTCCTCGAATTCGCCGCCGCCGGCCGGGCCGGGCTGCCGCTTCGGATCGACGACTGCCGCAACGTGGTCATCCACCAGACCACCGACCCCGAGGTGATCGTCGTCGAGTACGAACTCGCCGCGACCGTCACCACCACCGGCGTCTCCGCCGCCGCCCCGTTCATCGCGGTGCTCAGGGTCCGCAACGGCCGGGTGGCGCACTGGCGGGAATACCAGAACCCGGCCGCGCTGGCCCTGGCCACCGGCCAGTCCTGAGCCACCTGGCGGAACCGGACCGGGATCCTGCTCACCGCTGCGCGGCGTACGCGGCCAGCCAGGCGACCTGACCCGGATCCAGCGACGGCCGGACCCGGGACCGGGCCGTCGCCACATGCCCGGCGTGCACCGTGCTCGCCTCCAGCGACTCCCGCATCGCCGCCAGCGCCGCCTCCCGGACCAGCGCCGCACAGTCCGCGGCGGAGAAGCCGTCCAACTCCTCGGCCAGCGCCGCCAACTCCACCTCCTCGGCCAGCGGCACCGACCGGGCCGCCGCCCTCAGGATCTCGGCCCGGGCGGCGGCGTCCGGCGGCGGCACGTAGACCAGCCGCTCCAACCGGCCCGGCCGCAGCAGCGCCGGATCCACCAGATCCGGCCGGTTCGTCGCACCGACCACCACCACGTTGCGCAGCGTCTCCACCCCGTCCAGCTCGGTCAGCAGCGCCGCGACCACCCGGTCGGTGGTACCGCCGTCGGTGGCCTGGCCGCGCACCGGGGCCAGCGCGTCGACCTCGTCGAGGAAGACCAGCGTCGGTGCCGCCTCCCGGGCCCGGCGGAACAGCTCCCGGACCGCCCGCTCGCTCTCGCCGACCCACTTCGAGAGCAGCTCCGCGCCCTTCACCGACAGCACGTTCGCCCGACCGGTACCGGCCAGCGCGGTGACCAGGAACGTCTTGCCGCACCCCGGCGGGCCGTAGAGGAGTACGCCGCGCGGCGGCTGCACGCCGAGCCGGGCGAAGGTGTCCGGATAGTTCAGCGGCCAGAGCACCGACTCGGTCAGCACCTCCTTGACCTCGGCCATGTCCCCGACGTCGTCCAGGGTCACGTCGGCCAGCTCCAGCACCGACGACTCGGCCATCGAGGTCGGCCGGACCACCTCCAGCGCCGCCGAGAAGTCCGCCATCGCCACCGTCGGGGCGGTCGCCTCCTTCTGTCGCAGCGCGGCGCGTACCCCGGCCTCCCGGGCCAGCGCGGCCAGGTCGGCGGCGACGAATCCGGGCGTACGGCCGGCCACCTCGTCCAGCCGGACGTCCTCGTCCAGCGGCATCCCCCGGGTCAGCACCGTCAACTGCTCCCGGCGCAGCGCGGCGTCCGGCAGCGGGATCGCGATCTCCAGCGAGAGCAGGTCCGGCGCGCGCAGCGCCGGGTCCACCGACTCGGGCCGGCTGGTCGTGCAGACGACGGCGGCACCGGCGCGTACCGTCTCGGCCAGCAACTGCCGGAAGACCGTACCCACCGGACCGGGCGTGTCGCGCGGCGCCAGCGCCTCGACGTCGGCGACCAGCAGCACCGCGGGCGGCGCGTCCCGGACCGAGGCGGCGGCCTCGCGGAGCCGCCGGGCGGCGGCGTCGTTGGTCAGCGCGGCGACCTCCGGCGCCCAGATCGCGGCGAACCGGGCCCCCACCGACCGGGAGACCGCCCGGACCAGCGCCGACTTGCCGGACCCGGCCGGGCCGGTCAGGAGTACGCCGAGCGAGACCGTCGTGCCCAGCCGGCCCAGCACCTCCCGGTGGTGGAAGCCGAGGTCGAGCAGCTCGGTCAACTCCTCGGCCTGGGTACGCAGCCCGGGCAGCTCGTCCAGGCCGGGCGCCGGATCCGGCATCGCCCCGGTCGCCGCCCGCGGACTCTGGCCGCCGGTGACCGCCCGCAGCTCGGCCGAGGTCGTGCCGTGCGTGGCGTGACCGTCCCGCCAGCCGACCACACTGTCCATGGTCACCAGCACCGAATCGGCCTCGCCGCCGGTGTCGAGCGGCCCGGTCGAGTCGTTCGCCGACTCCGCCGAGGTCACCGTCAGCAGGGTGCTGGTCCAGGCGTAGCCGACGGTGTTCGCCAGGCTGCGCCGGGCCGCCTCGACCAGGGTCCGCACCGCCGCGTCGGGCAGCACGTCCTGGGGGAGCAGGGAGACGTCGTCACCGGCGGTCACCATCTTGCCGAGCAGGGCGAGGCGGAGCATCTCCGGCGAGACCACGGCGACGATCTCCGGCGGGCCGGTCAGCACCACCCGGCGGGCCGCCACCACCGGGATCGGTGCGACGGTGACCTGGCTGCCGTCGCGTACCCCGAGGTTGCCGAGGACCAGGTCGTCGGCGTAGAGCAGGGCGCGGCTCGCCGACGGCTCCGCCCGGGCCACGATCCCGGCGGTGCTCCGCCGCCCGGTGAGGCGTACCGGAGCGCCGGGGTGCAGACCCAGCGCGGTCAGCACCTCCGGATGCAGCCGGACGATGCCCCGGCGGGCGTCCAGCGCGGCCGGACGCAGGCTGGCGGTGAGCGTGAGATCCCGACCCGTCACCGGCCGAGAGTACCGGCCGGGAGCGGACCGGCATCCACCCGACGTCCGCGCCGTTCAGGAGGAGGTGTCGCCGAACTCGCGTACCCCGTCGACGTCGAGGGTGATCCGGCCGTTCTCGATCCACCCGCCGGTGGCGCTCCGCCAGCTCCGGTCGTCGCGCTCGTCGATCGCACTCCAGCTCTGCCGGTGGAAGCGCAGGTAGATCGGCCCGGACGAGGCGCCGGGGGCGAGCACCGCGCCGGGGACGGTCAGCTCCACCCAGCCGGGAATCGGGGTACCCGGTGGCGGGAACACGCTCGGGCTCGGCGTCGGCGCGCCGCTCGGCCCGCCGGGCGGTGGCGCCGGCGGCGGGAAGTACTGGAGGGTACGCCGGATCCGGTCGCAGCCGAGCGCCGCCCAGTCGCACCCCAGCACCAGGTCGGTGTTGCCGCCCTCGAAGGTCAGGTGGTACCGCACCCGGACGTAGTTGAGGTCGAGCGG from Plantactinospora sp. BC1 carries:
- a CDS encoding TetR/AcrR family transcriptional regulator; protein product: MTPRTAEPGRPLRADAQRNRARILAAAEEVFAEHGVAASTEEVAARAGVAIGTVFRHFPTKNDLLAAIMKGVLAGLVEQAATLGGDDSSGTGLFTFFARVVEQAATKKAVADLLARDGVEIQLPEVLDVLGAAVHGLLRQARAAGTVDRQVQLPEVMALLAALTQGALRGNWDAKLRQRTLAIVFAGLRPAPTG
- a CDS encoding nuclear transport factor 2 family protein; amino-acid sequence: MSTPSEAFARIRANFLANTAGFTEDQLAEDVVVEMPFAAPGRPNRIEGRREFLEFAAAGRAGLPLRIDDCRNVVIHQTTDPEVIVVEYELAATVTTTGVSAAAPFIAVLRVRNGRVAHWREYQNPAALALATGQS
- a CDS encoding AAA family ATPase; its protein translation is MTGRDLTLTASLRPAALDARRGIVRLHPEVLTALGLHPGAPVRLTGRRSTAGIVARAEPSASRALLYADDLVLGNLGVRDGSQVTVAPIPVVAARRVVLTGPPEIVAVVSPEMLRLALLGKMVTAGDDVSLLPQDVLPDAAVRTLVEAARRSLANTVGYAWTSTLLTVTSAESANDSTGPLDTGGEADSVLVTMDSVVGWRDGHATHGTTSAELRAVTGGQSPRAATGAMPDPAPGLDELPGLRTQAEELTELLDLGFHHREVLGRLGTTVSLGVLLTGPAGSGKSALVRAVSRSVGARFAAIWAPEVAALTNDAAARRLREAAASVRDAPPAVLLVADVEALAPRDTPGPVGTVFRQLLAETVRAGAAVVCTTSRPESVDPALRAPDLLSLEIAIPLPDAALRREQLTVLTRGMPLDEDVRLDEVAGRTPGFVAADLAALAREAGVRAALRQKEATAPTVAMADFSAALEVVRPTSMAESSVLELADVTLDDVGDMAEVKEVLTESVLWPLNYPDTFARLGVQPPRGVLLYGPPGCGKTFLVTALAGTGRANVLSVKGAELLSKWVGESERAVRELFRRAREAAPTLVFLDEVDALAPVRGQATDGGTTDRVVAALLTELDGVETLRNVVVVGATNRPDLVDPALLRPGRLERLVYVPPPDAAARAEILRAAARSVPLAEEVELAALAEELDGFSAADCAALVREAALAAMRESLEASTVHAGHVATARSRVRPSLDPGQVAWLAAYAAQR